One Streptomyces sp. P9-A2 DNA window includes the following coding sequences:
- a CDS encoding AI-2E family transporter: MSHAPGWLGRIGAGLTEVSRRLEARRAAMERESRDGPEPAMTTAPAAGPYAPDVTASTSSTEPTEPIEPAEPADRVSVPPGGHAPAAAPAPATAFGTAPAPVTVVPSRPDPAQAVPWGVRVAAEAGWRLLVLAGTVWVLMRVIGAVQLVVLAFASALLITALLQPTVAWLRKIGLPRGPATALTALFGFVVIGLIGWFVTWQVMENIDTLSDQIQDGIDELRIWLLNSPFHVTDHQINDIAKNLREAVGANTEQITSAGLEGVTVVVEALTGILLAVFSTLFLLYDGKRIWEWTLKLVPAAARPGVAGAGPAAWRTLTAYVRGTVIVALIDAVFIGLGIYFLDVPMAVPLAVFIFLFSFIPLVGAVASGALAVVVGLVTQGVFTAVMTLVVVLAVQQIEGHILQPFILGRAVRVHPLAVVLAVATGGMVAGIGGAVVAVPLVAVTNTVVVYLRAYAQEPAARFAPKPRGATAASAATVHPGLSAPPASAAPPASAAPPASAAPPASAAPPASAAPPASAAPPASAAPLAPQVPPVE, from the coding sequence ATGTCGCACGCGCCAGGATGGCTCGGCCGGATCGGAGCCGGACTGACCGAGGTGAGCAGGCGGTTGGAGGCACGCCGCGCCGCGATGGAACGGGAGAGCCGGGACGGCCCCGAGCCCGCCATGACGACCGCACCGGCCGCCGGCCCCTACGCACCCGATGTCACCGCTTCCACTTCCTCCACCGAGCCCACCGAGCCCATCGAGCCCGCCGAGCCCGCCGACCGGGTGTCCGTGCCGCCGGGCGGCCACGCTCCCGCAGCCGCGCCCGCCCCCGCGACGGCCTTCGGCACCGCACCCGCCCCGGTCACCGTCGTCCCCTCCCGCCCCGACCCCGCGCAGGCCGTGCCCTGGGGAGTGCGGGTCGCCGCCGAGGCCGGCTGGCGCCTGCTGGTGCTCGCGGGCACGGTCTGGGTGCTCATGCGGGTCATCGGGGCCGTGCAGCTGGTGGTGCTGGCCTTCGCCTCCGCGCTGCTGATCACGGCGCTGCTCCAGCCGACGGTGGCCTGGCTGCGGAAGATCGGGCTGCCGCGCGGACCGGCCACGGCGCTGACCGCGCTGTTCGGGTTCGTCGTCATCGGCCTCATAGGCTGGTTCGTGACCTGGCAGGTCATGGAGAACATCGACACCCTCTCCGACCAGATCCAGGACGGCATCGACGAGCTGCGCATCTGGCTGCTCAACAGCCCCTTCCACGTCACCGACCACCAGATCAACGACATCGCCAAGAACCTGCGTGAAGCGGTCGGCGCCAACACCGAGCAGATCACCTCGGCGGGACTCGAGGGCGTGACGGTCGTCGTCGAGGCACTCACCGGCATCCTGCTCGCGGTCTTCTCGACGCTGTTCCTGCTCTACGACGGCAAGCGCATCTGGGAGTGGACGCTGAAGCTGGTGCCCGCCGCCGCCCGTCCGGGGGTCGCCGGCGCCGGACCGGCCGCGTGGCGGACGCTGACGGCGTATGTGCGCGGCACGGTGATAGTGGCACTGATCGACGCGGTCTTCATCGGCCTCGGCATCTACTTCCTGGATGTGCCGATGGCGGTGCCGCTCGCCGTCTTCATCTTCCTGTTCTCCTTCATCCCGCTCGTCGGCGCGGTGGCGTCCGGAGCGCTCGCGGTGGTCGTCGGGCTGGTCACCCAGGGCGTGTTCACGGCGGTCATGACGCTGGTGGTGGTCCTGGCGGTGCAGCAGATCGAGGGCCATATCCTCCAGCCGTTCATCCTCGGCCGGGCGGTCCGCGTCCACCCGCTCGCGGTGGTGCTGGCGGTCGCCACCGGCGGCATGGTGGCGGGCATCGGCGGTGCGGTGGTCGCCGTACCGCTGGTCGCGGTGACCAACACCGTCGTGGTGTATCTCCGCGCGTACGCCCAGGAGCCGGCCGCGCGTTTCGCACCGAAGCCGCGGGGTGCCACGGCGGCGTCGGCGGCCACGGTCCACCCCGGACTGTCGGCTCCACCCGCCTCAGCGGCTCCACCCGCCTCAGCGGCTCCACCCGCCTCAGCGGCTCCACCCGCCTCAGCGGCTCCACCCGCCTCAGCGGCTCCACCCGCCTCAGCGGCTCCACCCGCCTCAGCGGCTCCACTCGCACCGCAGGTCCCGCCGGTGGAGTGA
- a CDS encoding PadR family transcriptional regulator, which yields MSIGHTLLGLLESGPRHGYDLKRAFDAKFGHDRPLHYGQVYSTMSRLLKNGLVEVDGIEAGDGPERKRYAITEAGVTDVARWLATPEKPEPYLQSTLYTKVVLALLTSRDAADILDTQRSEHLRGMRALTERKRRGDLADQLICDHALFHLEADLRWLELTAARLDKLREAVSR from the coding sequence ATGTCCATCGGTCACACCCTTCTGGGGCTCCTGGAGTCCGGCCCGCGCCATGGTTACGACCTGAAGCGGGCCTTCGACGCGAAGTTCGGTCACGACCGGCCACTGCACTACGGCCAGGTCTATTCGACGATGTCCCGCCTATTGAAGAACGGCCTCGTCGAAGTCGACGGCATCGAGGCCGGCGACGGCCCCGAGCGCAAGCGGTACGCGATCACGGAGGCAGGCGTCACCGACGTCGCCCGCTGGCTCGCCACACCGGAGAAGCCGGAGCCGTACCTCCAGTCGACGCTCTACACCAAGGTCGTCCTCGCGCTGCTCACCAGCCGCGACGCCGCCGACATCCTCGACACCCAGCGCTCCGAGCATCTGCGCGGCATGCGCGCCCTCACCGAGCGCAAGCGCCGGGGCGACCTGGCCGACCAGCTCATCTGCGACCACGCCCTGTTCCACCTCGAGGCCGATCTGCGCTGGCTGGAACTCACCGCCGCGCGCCTCGACAAACTCCGTGAGGCGGTCTCCCGATGA
- a CDS encoding alkyl hydroperoxide reductase: MSLESLKSRIPDYARDLTLNLDAAIGNSDLPVQRLWGTVLSTAIASRSAVVLRELEPEAKAVLSPEAYRAAKTTASVMALNNVFFRTRHLLSDKEYGSLRAGLRTNVLGDPGVDRVDFEFWAFAVSAVNGCGLCLDAHESVLRGAGVAREVVQEAFKIAAVIQAVATTLDAEAALAE, encoded by the coding sequence ATGTCGCTGGAGTCCCTCAAGTCCCGTATCCCCGACTATGCACGGGATCTGACGCTCAATCTGGACGCGGCCATCGGCAACTCGGACCTGCCGGTCCAGCGGCTGTGGGGCACGGTGCTGTCGACGGCGATCGCCTCGCGCTCGGCCGTCGTGCTGCGTGAGCTGGAGCCGGAGGCGAAGGCGGTCCTGTCGCCCGAGGCGTACCGGGCGGCGAAGACCACCGCCTCGGTGATGGCGCTGAACAACGTCTTCTTCCGGACCCGCCACCTGCTGTCGGACAAGGAGTACGGCAGCCTGCGCGCGGGCCTGCGGACGAACGTCCTCGGCGACCCGGGCGTCGACCGGGTCGACTTCGAGTTCTGGGCGTTCGCGGTCTCCGCGGTCAACGGCTGCGGCCTGTGCCTCGACGCGCACGAGTCGGTTCTGCGCGGGGCGGGCGTCGCACGCGAAGTCGTCCAGGAGGCGTTCAAGATCGCCGCGGTGATCCAGGCCGTCGCCACCACCCTGGACGCGGAAGCGGCCCTCGCGGAATGA
- a CDS encoding SPFH domain-containing protein: MSTHDTQAAPATADVPEMPAPRVRETAAHSIGGGLALTLGLVGLLLGIGMTISATAVTAAAGKALLIVFGILIAIAAFLAMCGLNTVAPGEARVVQLFGRYRGTIRQDGLRWVNPFTSRTKISTRVRNHETAVLKVNDAYGNPIELASVVVWRVADTAQATFEVDDYIEFVSTQTEAAVRHIAIEYPYDAHEEDGLSLRGNAEEITEKLAVELRARVDAAGVDIIESRFTHLAYAPEIASAMLQRQQAGAVVAARQLIVEGAVGMVETALARIAEQGIVELDSERKAAMVSNLMVVLCGDRAAQPVLNTGTLYQ; this comes from the coding sequence ATGTCCACACACGACACACAGGCCGCACCGGCCACGGCCGACGTCCCCGAGATGCCGGCCCCGCGCGTGCGGGAGACGGCGGCGCACAGCATCGGCGGCGGCCTCGCCCTGACACTCGGCCTGGTCGGACTACTGCTCGGCATCGGGATGACCATCAGCGCCACCGCGGTCACCGCGGCCGCCGGAAAGGCCCTGCTGATCGTCTTCGGCATCCTGATCGCCATAGCCGCGTTCCTCGCCATGTGCGGGCTGAACACGGTGGCGCCGGGCGAGGCCCGGGTGGTCCAGCTCTTCGGCCGCTACCGGGGCACCATCCGGCAGGACGGTCTGCGCTGGGTGAACCCCTTCACCTCACGCACCAAGATCTCGACCCGCGTACGCAACCACGAGACCGCGGTCCTCAAGGTGAACGACGCCTACGGCAACCCGATCGAGCTGGCCTCGGTCGTGGTGTGGCGGGTGGCGGACACCGCGCAGGCCACCTTCGAGGTGGACGACTACATCGAGTTCGTCTCCACCCAGACCGAGGCCGCCGTCCGGCACATCGCCATCGAGTACCCGTACGACGCCCACGAGGAGGACGGCCTCTCGCTGCGCGGCAACGCCGAGGAGATCACCGAGAAGCTCGCGGTCGAACTGCGCGCACGGGTGGACGCGGCCGGCGTCGACATCATCGAGTCCCGCTTCACCCACCTCGCCTACGCCCCCGAGATCGCCTCCGCGATGCTCCAGCGGCAGCAGGCGGGCGCGGTCGTGGCGGCCCGGCAACTGATCGTGGAGGGTGCCGTGGGCATGGTCGAGACCGCGCTGGCCCGGATCGCCGAGCAGGGCATCGTGGAGCTGGACTCCGAGCGCAAGGCCGCGATGGTGTCCAACCTGATGGTCGTCCTGTGCGGTGACCGCGCCGCGCAGCCGGTCCTCAACACCGGGACCCTCTACCAGTGA
- a CDS encoding transglycosylase domain-containing protein: protein MGRAEERRARQRGGHRAASRGRSAGGNGQGRIRRLFTWKKILGTVFGLCLLGMGAFIVLYMVIDIPEGNADAQQQSNVYKYSDGSIMARDGEVNREVVDLAKVPKPVQRAFVAAENKTFYNDAGVDLKGTARGLLNTVSGKGAQGGSTITQQYVKNYYLTQEQTVSRKLKEVVISLKLDQKKSKEYILAGYMNTSYYGRGAYGVQAAAQAYYRVDAEDLTVEQGAYLAALLQAPSQYDWAVASDTSKKLVKNRWNYVLDNMVEQKWLDAAERSGMKFPVPKDPKGNPGQAGQVGYLVTEANAALKRRLVDEGTAADAKEADALVDLGGWTVTLNIDKKKQKALEKAVKTQLTDKLDPKARKVDADVQAGAVSVDPKTGAVVAMYGGVDYLKHYWNNATRVDYQPASTFKPVILAAAVEEQAETQDGQPIAANTVYDGTSKRPVMENGAEVGFSPENQGDVDHGDITVQTAMNKSVNSVFAQMGVDVGMEKVMETAGKLGMDVEDLEAVPAQTLGSMGASPLDMAAAYATLDNHGKRTTPTILKSAEHLNRTVTVPDAVGEQVISREAADTVTSILTGVVDDGTARTAVRDNPLRDGQQVAGKTGTSDNNKSAWFAGYTPDLVTTVGLFGEDDKPPHPQVEMYGAGGQDRVNGGGFPAQIWSAYTFGVMEKTSRFDLETDQGAAVTPPPSSSAPASPSQSPSEEPTTEEPTSQAPTTEEPTGEPTTSEPTTEAPTTTPPASPSSTPPTIEVPTDPDDPGDDEEQQQRQ, encoded by the coding sequence ATGGGACGAGCGGAAGAACGACGCGCACGACAGCGCGGTGGGCACCGTGCGGCATCCAGGGGCCGTTCGGCGGGCGGGAACGGCCAGGGCCGGATACGCCGCCTCTTCACCTGGAAGAAGATCCTCGGCACGGTCTTCGGCCTCTGCCTGCTCGGCATGGGCGCCTTCATCGTGCTGTACATGGTGATCGACATCCCCGAGGGGAACGCCGACGCCCAGCAGCAGAGCAACGTCTACAAGTACAGCGACGGCTCGATCATGGCCCGCGACGGCGAGGTCAACCGTGAGGTCGTCGACCTGGCGAAGGTCCCCAAGCCGGTACAGCGGGCGTTCGTCGCCGCGGAGAACAAGACGTTCTACAACGACGCCGGTGTCGATCTCAAGGGCACCGCGCGCGGTCTGCTCAACACCGTGTCCGGCAAGGGTGCCCAGGGCGGTTCGACGATCACGCAGCAGTACGTGAAGAACTACTACCTGACCCAGGAACAGACCGTCTCGCGCAAGCTCAAGGAAGTCGTCATCTCCCTGAAGCTGGACCAGAAGAAGTCCAAGGAATACATCCTCGCCGGCTACATGAACACCAGCTACTACGGCCGTGGCGCCTACGGTGTCCAGGCCGCCGCCCAGGCCTACTACCGCGTCGACGCCGAGGACCTGACCGTCGAGCAGGGCGCCTACCTCGCCGCGCTCCTCCAGGCACCGAGCCAGTACGACTGGGCGGTGGCCTCGGACACCAGCAAGAAGCTCGTCAAGAACCGCTGGAACTACGTCCTCGACAACATGGTCGAGCAGAAGTGGCTGGACGCCGCCGAGCGGTCCGGCATGAAGTTCCCGGTGCCGAAGGATCCCAAGGGCAACCCCGGTCAGGCTGGCCAGGTCGGTTACCTCGTGACGGAGGCCAACGCCGCGCTGAAGCGCCGGCTGGTCGACGAGGGCACCGCCGCGGACGCCAAGGAGGCCGACGCCCTGGTCGACCTCGGCGGCTGGACCGTCACCCTCAACATCGACAAGAAGAAGCAGAAGGCGCTGGAGAAGGCGGTCAAGACCCAGCTGACCGACAAGCTGGACCCGAAGGCACGCAAGGTCGACGCCGACGTCCAGGCCGGCGCCGTGTCCGTGGACCCGAAGACGGGCGCGGTCGTGGCGATGTACGGGGGTGTGGACTACCTCAAGCACTACTGGAACAACGCCACCCGCGTCGACTACCAGCCCGCCTCCACCTTCAAGCCGGTGATCCTGGCGGCCGCGGTCGAGGAACAGGCCGAGACGCAGGACGGTCAGCCGATCGCGGCCAACACCGTCTACGACGGCACCAGCAAGCGCCCGGTCATGGAGAACGGCGCCGAGGTCGGCTTCTCCCCGGAGAACCAGGGCGACGTGGACCACGGCGACATCACCGTCCAGACGGCGATGAACAAGTCCGTCAACTCCGTCTTCGCGCAGATGGGCGTCGACGTCGGCATGGAGAAGGTGATGGAGACCGCGGGCAAGCTCGGCATGGACGTTGAGGACCTGGAGGCGGTGCCCGCCCAGACCCTGGGCTCCATGGGCGCGAGCCCGCTGGACATGGCCGCCGCCTACGCCACCCTCGACAACCACGGCAAGCGGACCACCCCGACGATCCTCAAGTCGGCCGAGCACCTCAACCGCACCGTCACCGTCCCGGACGCCGTCGGCGAGCAGGTCATCAGCCGCGAGGCCGCCGACACGGTGACCTCGATCCTGACCGGCGTGGTCGACGACGGCACCGCCCGCACGGCGGTCCGCGACAACCCGCTGCGCGACGGCCAGCAGGTCGCCGGCAAGACGGGCACCTCCGACAACAACAAGTCGGCCTGGTTCGCCGGCTACACCCCCGACCTGGTCACCACGGTCGGCCTGTTCGGCGAGGACGACAAGCCCCCGCACCCGCAGGTCGAGATGTACGGCGCGGGCGGCCAGGACCGGGTCAACGGCGGTGGCTTCCCGGCGCAGATCTGGTCCGCGTACACCTTCGGCGTGATGGAGAAGACCAGCAGGTTCGACCTGGAGACCGACCAGGGCGCGGCCGTCACCCCGCCCCCGTCCTCGTCGGCCCCCGCGTCGCCGTCCCAGTCGCCCAGCGAGGAGCCGACGACCGAGGAACCGACCTCGCAGGCTCCGACCACCGAGGAACCGACCGGGGAACCCACCACGAGCGAGCCCACCACCGAGGCACCGACGACCACCCCGCCGGCGAGCCCGAGCTCCACCCCGCCCACCATCGAGGTCCCGACCGACCCGGACGATCCGGGGGACGACGAGGAGCAGCAGCAGCGGCAGTAG
- a CDS encoding ABC transporter ATP-binding protein, which produces MTIPAGSLLVAQDLRKAYGPTPALDGAAFSIHPGEVVAVMGPSGSGKSTLLHCLAGIVTPDSGSIMYNGRELTAMNDSERSRLRRSEFGFVFQFGQLVPELTCVENVALPLRLNGTPRKEAERSALAWMERLEVDDVRAKRPGEVSGGQGQRVAVARSLVTGPRVLFADEPTGALDSLNGERVMELLTEAARSTNAAVVLVTHEARVAAYSDREIVVRDGKSRDMEHAV; this is translated from the coding sequence ATGACGATCCCCGCCGGTTCCCTGCTCGTCGCCCAGGACCTGCGCAAGGCGTACGGGCCCACCCCGGCGCTCGACGGCGCCGCGTTCTCCATCCACCCCGGCGAGGTCGTCGCCGTGATGGGCCCCTCCGGGTCGGGCAAGTCGACCCTGCTGCACTGCCTCGCCGGGATCGTCACGCCCGACTCCGGCTCGATCATGTACAACGGGCGCGAACTGACCGCGATGAACGATTCCGAGCGCAGCAGGCTCAGGCGCTCGGAGTTCGGCTTCGTCTTCCAGTTCGGGCAGCTCGTGCCGGAGCTGACCTGCGTGGAGAACGTCGCCCTGCCCCTGCGGCTGAACGGCACGCCCCGCAAGGAGGCCGAGCGTTCCGCCCTGGCCTGGATGGAGCGCCTGGAGGTCGACGACGTCCGGGCGAAGCGGCCGGGCGAGGTATCCGGCGGTCAGGGACAGCGGGTCGCCGTGGCCCGGTCGCTGGTGACCGGCCCCCGGGTGCTGTTCGCCGACGAGCCGACCGGCGCGCTGGACTCGCTCAACGGCGAGCGCGTGATGGAACTGCTCACCGAGGCCGCCCGGTCCACCAACGCCGCCGTCGTCCTCGTCACGCACGAGGCGCGGGTGGCCGCGTACTCCGACCGCGAGATCGTCGTACGCGACGGTAAGTCCCGGGACATGGAGCACGCCGTATGA
- a CDS encoding ABC transporter permease yields the protein MGLRFALAGGREGWIRAVLTGVGVGLGVALLLLCAALPGVLSERDRREEARLDWPFSSETVSKADDTLLITRVDTDFRDKHVRGRLMEPEGPNAPLPPGLSEFPAAGEMVVSPALKELLASDGTGLLRERLPYDVTGTIGEPGLVGSQELAYYAGAEGLAEGTDGSTAVRLDRFGTPPEYTSEKENDPVIMLLVLVVFVVLLTPVAVFIATAVRFGGERRDRRLAALRLVGSDAAATRRIAGGEALAGSLLGLVLGTGFFLIGRQVAASVELFGISVFPSYLNPSPLLALLVAVAVPAASVLVTLLALRGVVIEPLGVVRTVRPPRRRLWWRLLPPLAGIVMLYPMVGQGRENGDFNAYLVVGGVLLLLIGITALLPWFVEAVVSRLGKGGLSWQLAVRRLQLSSGSAARMVNGIAVAVAGAIALQMLFVGVEGDYTEDTGLDVSLAQAQVELPDGHALAPAAEKLADVKGVSRVYALSHGYLADKPWGQEPENTAALTVADCATLRTVAKLPSCRDGDVFTVSGAEYDTSTPALSRPGLDLHLEAPDPSDPSRYAEGVTWTVPAGFKEARSIPDPVGQERGGFLLTPGAVTAGMTDTLSSQIYLEVDHSVPYAMEHVRNTAAAIDPLTYMAEWNATKRSGTYDSIRTGLFVGAACVLALIGASLLVSQLEQLRERRKLLSALVAFGTRRRTLSLSVLWQTAVPIGLGLLLASVVGVTLGTVLLRMTSTPVRMDWTSLLQMTGFGAGVVVVVTLLSLPPLLRMMRPDGLRTE from the coding sequence ATGGGCCTCCGCTTCGCCCTGGCCGGCGGGCGCGAGGGCTGGATCAGGGCCGTGCTCACCGGGGTCGGCGTCGGTCTCGGCGTGGCGCTGCTGCTGCTCTGCGCCGCCCTGCCCGGGGTGCTGTCGGAGCGGGACCGGCGGGAGGAGGCGCGGCTCGACTGGCCCTTCAGCTCGGAGACCGTGTCGAAGGCCGACGACACCCTGCTCATCACGCGCGTCGACACCGACTTCCGGGACAAGCACGTCCGCGGCCGCCTGATGGAGCCGGAGGGCCCGAACGCCCCCCTGCCGCCGGGTCTGAGCGAGTTCCCGGCGGCCGGCGAGATGGTCGTCTCCCCCGCCCTGAAAGAGCTGCTCGCGTCGGACGGCACGGGACTGCTGCGCGAGCGGCTGCCGTACGACGTCACGGGGACGATCGGCGAGCCGGGCCTCGTCGGCTCGCAGGAACTCGCCTACTACGCGGGCGCCGAGGGGCTCGCCGAGGGGACCGACGGCTCGACGGCGGTGCGCCTCGACAGGTTCGGCACACCTCCCGAGTACACGTCCGAGAAAGAGAACGACCCGGTGATCATGCTGCTGGTCCTGGTCGTCTTCGTGGTGCTGCTGACACCGGTCGCCGTGTTCATCGCCACCGCCGTACGGTTCGGCGGCGAGCGGCGCGACCGCCGGCTCGCGGCGCTGCGGCTGGTCGGCTCCGATGCGGCGGCCACCCGGCGCATCGCGGGGGGCGAGGCACTGGCCGGCTCGCTGCTCGGGCTGGTCCTCGGCACCGGCTTCTTCCTGATCGGCCGCCAGGTCGCCGCCTCCGTCGAGCTGTTCGGCATCAGCGTGTTCCCGAGCTACCTGAACCCGTCACCGCTGCTGGCCCTCCTGGTCGCGGTCGCGGTCCCGGCGGCCTCGGTGCTGGTGACGCTGCTCGCGCTGCGCGGGGTCGTCATCGAGCCGCTGGGCGTGGTCCGTACGGTGCGTCCGCCCCGGCGGCGGCTGTGGTGGCGGCTGCTGCCGCCGCTGGCCGGCATCGTGATGCTCTATCCGATGGTCGGGCAGGGCCGCGAGAACGGGGACTTCAACGCGTACCTGGTCGTCGGCGGTGTCCTGCTGCTGCTCATCGGCATCACCGCACTGCTGCCGTGGTTCGTGGAGGCGGTCGTCTCCCGGCTCGGCAAGGGCGGTCTGTCGTGGCAGCTGGCGGTGCGCCGGCTTCAGCTCAGTAGCGGCTCGGCGGCCCGGATGGTCAACGGGATCGCGGTGGCCGTGGCCGGCGCGATCGCGCTCCAGATGCTGTTCGTCGGCGTCGAGGGCGACTACACCGAGGACACCGGGCTCGACGTGTCGCTGGCCCAGGCGCAGGTGGAGTTGCCGGACGGCCACGCACTCGCCCCCGCCGCCGAGAAGCTGGCGGACGTCAAGGGAGTGAGCAGGGTCTACGCGCTCTCCCACGGCTACCTCGCCGACAAACCCTGGGGGCAAGAGCCGGAGAACACCGCCGCACTGACCGTCGCCGACTGCGCGACCCTGCGCACGGTGGCGAAACTCCCCTCGTGCCGGGACGGCGACGTGTTCACGGTGTCCGGCGCCGAGTACGACACGAGCACCCCGGCGCTGAGCAGGCCGGGCCTGGACCTCCACCTCGAGGCGCCCGACCCCTCGGACCCCTCCCGCTACGCCGAGGGCGTCACCTGGACGGTCCCCGCGGGCTTCAAGGAGGCCCGGTCGATCCCGGACCCGGTGGGCCAAGAGCGCGGCGGCTTCCTGCTGACCCCGGGCGCGGTGACGGCGGGGATGACCGACACGCTCTCCAGCCAGATCTACCTCGAGGTCGACCACTCGGTGCCGTACGCCATGGAGCACGTGCGGAACACGGCCGCCGCGATCGATCCGCTGACGTACATGGCCGAGTGGAACGCCACCAAGCGTTCCGGGACCTATGACTCGATCCGTACCGGTCTGTTCGTCGGCGCGGCCTGTGTCCTGGCGCTGATCGGGGCGAGTCTGCTGGTCTCCCAGCTGGAGCAGTTGCGCGAACGGCGCAAGCTGCTGTCGGCCCTGGTCGCCTTCGGCACCCGGCGGCGCACCCTGAGCCTGTCGGTGCTGTGGCAGACGGCCGTCCCGATCGGGCTGGGGCTGCTGCTGGCCTCGGTGGTGGGGGTCACGCTGGGCACGGTCCTGCTGCGGATGACGTCGACACCGGTGCGGATGGACTGGACGAGCCTGTTGCAGATGACCGGTTTCGGTGCGGGTGTCGTCGTGGTGGTGACGCTGCTGAGCCTGCCGCCCCTCCTGCGCATGATGCGCCCGGACGGCCTCCGCACGGAGTGA